CGACATGGGCGCGTGCGGCGATCTCCGGCACCACGCCGCCGAAGCGGGCGTGTTCCTCGACCTGCGACCGCACGATGTTGGACAGGATCCTGCCGCGCCCATCAGGCGCGCGCTCGATCACCGCCGCGGCGGTCTCGTCGCAGGTGGTTTCGATGCCCAATACCAGCATTGGCGAATTGTTACCCAATTTGCGCCCTTGCGCTCATCCGGAAAGCAGAGTTCTGGTAACGCGGTAGCATTCCGGGGTCGGCTTGCGCAATCGTCACGCTCAGCCGTCCTCGTCAATGCGTCGTGCCCGGGAACACCAGCGATGTCCATTCTTGTCACACGGCCGCATCCTGACAATGAGGCGACCGCGGACAATTTGCGCGCGCGGGGGCATGCGGTGTTGCTCGCGCCGGTGCTCAAGTTCGAACCGGTCGCTTTCCATGACGAGAGCGAGACGGGCTACGGCGCCATCATCGTGACGTCCGCCAATGCGATCCGTGCCGTGGCGCCGCAGTTACGGGATCTCGGGCTTTTGGAGCTGCCGCTGTTTGCGGTCGGCGAGCATACGGCCGCGGTTGCGCGCGAGACCGGCTTCACGAATGTGATCGTAGCCGGCGGCGATGCCGCTTCCTTGCGCGACAAGGTGATGCAGAGCGCGCGCGAGAAGCTGCTGACGACAAAAACCACGCTGCTTTATCTCGCCGGTGCGGATCTGTCGCGCGATCTCGGCGGCGAGCTCGGCGCCGAAGGATTCAGCGTCGTGACGCAGACGACCTATCGCATGGCGCCGGTCAAAATTCTTCCGCGCGATGTCTGCGACGGATTCGCTGCTCAAGGGATCGAGGCGGTGCTGCATTACTCCCGGCGCAGCGCGCGGGCCTTCCTGGATGCGGCGCGGGACGAAGGCGTTGAAATTTCGG
The genomic region above belongs to Bradyrhizobium arachidis and contains:
- a CDS encoding uroporphyrinogen-III synthase, with translation MSILVTRPHPDNEATADNLRARGHAVLLAPVLKFEPVAFHDESETGYGAIIVTSANAIRAVAPQLRDLGLLELPLFAVGEHTAAVARETGFTNVIVAGGDAASLRDKVMQSAREKLLTTKTTLLYLAGADLSRDLGGELGAEGFSVVTQTTYRMAPVKILPRDVCDGFAAQGIEAVLHYSRRSARAFLDAARDEGVEISALAIPQCCLSENVAAVLREAGASQVLVAATPDENALFDTLERALRTRLA